CTCTTGACAAGTCTCGCGGTTTTGAGTCCCCTGATAATGGCTTGAAAACGTACATGCGTTCCACTGTCATAATTAGCGACATATTGTTTTATTTCCCCGCGGTCATATATTTTACCAAATGGCTTGGTAGATACCGCAACCAGTCACCAATAGGGCAGTCTATTGCCGCTGCAGCGATTTTGTTCCAGCCTTCCTTAATGCTGATTGACCACGGGCACTTCCAATACAATTCTGTCATGCTCGGTCTCACTGCTTACGCCATTAATAACTTGTTAGATGAGTATTATGCTATGGCTGCGGTGTGCTTTGTTCTGTCTATCTGTTTCAAACAAATGGCACTGTATTATgcaccaattttttttgcatatcTATTAAGTCGATCATTACTATTCCCCAAATTCAACATAGCGCGGTTGACAGTTATTGCTTTTGCAACACTTGCGACTTTTTCCGTAATACTTGCGCCACTTTATTTCCTAGGAGGAGGGTTGAGAAATATTCATCAATGCATTTACAgaatatttcctttttccaGAGGTATTTTCGAAGATAAAGTTGCAAATTTCTGGTGTGTCACAAACATATTTGTGAAGTACAAGGATAGATTTACTATACAACAACTCCAGCTATATTCACTGGTTGCGACCGTAATTGGCTTTCTGCCAGCCATGATCATGACATTGTTACATCCGAAGAAGCACCTTCTCCCATATGTGTTAATTGCCTGTTCTATGTcctttttcctctttagtTTTCAAGTTCACGAGAAGACTATTTTGGTCCCACTTTTGCCTATCACTTTACTGTACTCTTCTACTGATTGGAATGTTCTATCTCTGGTAAGTTGGATAAATAATGTCGCACTGTTCACTTTGTGGCCATtactaaaaaaagatggtCTTCATTTACAATATACTGTGTCTTTTTTACTAAGCAACTGGCTCATTGGAAATTTCAGCTTCATCACACCAAGATTCTTACCCAAGTCCTTAACTCCTGGTCCTTCTATCAGTAGCATTAACAGCGAttacagaagaagaagccTGCTGCCTTATAATGTGGTATGGAAAAGTTTTATCATAGGAACATATATCGCCATGGGCGTTTATCATCTCTTAGATTTATTTGTAGTACCTCCATCTAAATATCCGGACCTGTGGGTGCTGTTAAATTGTGCTGTCGGGTTTACTTGCTTCAGCATATTTTGGATATGGTCTTACtacaaaatattcactTCCGGTAATAAATCAGTGAAGGACCTGTAAGTTCACTTTCAATTAATATATGTTTATTTACAACTATAcaacatcactaaatatGACCCTCATAGAAAAGATCCGCTTGATTTAGACGATTATTACGAGCTTAACTACTATTTTTCAGACATTTACATTGAGCTGGCTTATGGAGAGGTAAATATATTATAAGATGAACACTTAATTGATTATTAGCTTTTCCGCTTAGCGTTTTTTTAATTCTCCAATACCCATTCATTGTTCGCGTGTTTCGGAACAATGAAAGATCTCCGAAGGGCGGTTACTGATAACGGACGCCAACATTGTATAACGTCAGATAAGGATAtcgtttcattttttatctGAGCTCTCTGTAATCACGTAAAAACATATAAATAGTACAACATATAAAACTTGAAAGATCATTTTGTCGCGGACATTCGGTAAGCCATGAACATGAAGCTTTTTAACATCCTACTTATACTCTGTGCGGGCGGTACTCTCTGCATGATCATCCCTGAATTAAACGAAATAGCTTATTACTCTGAAACGTTCGAGAACTTCCGCAATGCAAAGGCTCAAGATGGCTTAGGACAACAAAATATTGAGAATCTTCACTTAGGAAGACAAAAAGTCCTTCGCGGGTCGAAATCGCTTCCCTATCGATATATCATAGTCttcaatgaagatattACAAACCGACTCATTGAGTCACATACGCAGATGATACAGAAAGCGCAAAAGGTCTCCGTCAGTAAAATTACAGAAGATGACTCATTTTTAAGGACAGTGTCCGCTTCAGCATCACCTAATCCGCAATTTGGAGGTattgatatttctttcGACATAAACGGATTATTTCGAGGTTATACTGGCTATTTCACAGATGAAGTCATCGAAATAGTTTTCCAGGATCCACTTGTCAAATTCATTGAGCATGAGAGCACAGTAAGAATATCCAACTCCTCAAGACAAGAGGACGCCCCATGGGGATTACATCGAATTTCTCATAGAGAAAGAGCAAAATACGGTCAAGATTTGGAGTATTTATACGAAGATGCTGCAGGAACAGGAGTTACATCGTATGTACTCGATACAGGAATTGATACGGAGCACGAGGATTTTGAAGGGCGTGCCAAGTGGGGGGCTGTTATACCTGAGAACGACGAGGCTTCTGATTTGAATGGCCATGGAACTCATTGCGCAGGAATTATTGGTTCCAGGCATTTCGGTGTGGCTAAAAATACGAACATTTTAGCGGTAAAGGTTCTTCGTTCAAATGGTGAAGGGACAGTCTCGGACGTTATTAAAGGTATAGAGTATGTTGCTAAGAATCATATAGCATCATCAAAGAAGAGAGGTTCAAAATTTAAAGGATCCACCGCTAATCTTTCTTTAGGAAGTAGTAAATCACCAGCAATGGAAATGGCTGTGAATGCGGCTGTCGATTGCGGTGTTCATTTTGCTATTGCAGCGGggaatgaagatgaagatgccTGCCTTAGCTCGCCAGCCGGGGCCGAAAAAAGCATTACCGTTGGTGCTTCAACATTTAGTGACGACAGAGCATTCTTTTCGAATTGGGGCACATGCGTCGATGTGTTTGCTCCGGGTATAAATATTATGTCTACCTATATTGGCTCAAGAAATGCAACTCTAAGTTTATCGGGTACTTCAATGGCGGCACCTCATGTTGCTGGCATTTTAAGTTACCTTCTTTCATTACAGCCTGCACAAGACAGTGAGTTTTTCTATGACACCGTTTCACCTCAacaattgaaagaaaagattcTAAAATTTAGTACGCGTGGAGTACTGGGTGATGTCAATGAAGAGACTCCTAATAGGTTGGTATACAATGGCGGAGGTAAAAAACTGGACGAGTTTTGGAGGTTCTAAAAATCTTAGGTGCCTGTCATTTAGGAAACTCATGGCAATGTatattatttcttgaagCGCACCGCATATATTTAGGAAAGGCATGAGATGACCAACCTCGGTTTGTTGGTGCCTACGTGtgagttgaaaatttcaaatatatacGTATTCTAGATAGCAATAACGATAAAGTTGTCCTTTATAACGAAAGTTTCATCACGTATAGCTTCACCTTAAGCTTGTTAGCCGCCAATAAGATAAGGTTGTAATACGGCACCGAAGTTCAGGAACCCCCTTCTAGGCCCTGAGCGGGTTTGATACAAGAGTTTTTAAAACTCATTAGAAAAGAGCACAACTCCTGCCTCCTTTCGCCTGCGCCACCAAACCAAACATTGATGCGGCGTTTTTCTCTTCGAAACTACCTCAACTCACTGCTTCTATTTGAGGGCCGCAAATCACTAATAAATGTTTGAGACCATGACCTTAGCTCGATATATTGCGGGTTCCACGTTAAGCATTCCTTGCACTAACGATGCCATTtatccttgaaaaaaaaatacttaCAAAAACTACATGCGATGCGATGCGATGATTtcggaaaagaaaaattttcaggaCGGTAATTAAACAACAGTAACACAATCAACTCTATTCAACTCTACCGGGCTATAAGCGAAGTAATTCCAAGAACTATAGATCACCACTATAAGCGTCTCATAATACATTTAGCATGCGTCAAAAGAGAGCCAAATCGTATAGAAAACAACTTCTTGTTTACAGCCACACTTTTAAATTTCGCGAGCCGTACCAGGTTCTGGTTGATAATCAACTAGTATCAGAGTGCAGTGGTTCTAATTTCAATCTACCGAGTGGATTGAAAAGAACGTTGCAAGCAGACGTAAAAGTTATGATCACACAGTGTTGTATACAAGCGTTGTATGAAACTAGAAATGAAGGTGCAATTGATTTGGCAAAACAGTTCGAAAGACGTCGTTGTAATCATTCCTTTAAAGACCCAAAATCACCAGCTGAGTGTATCGAAAGTGTTGTTGACGTCAACGGTGCAAATAAACATAGATATGTAGTTGCTTCTCAGGACATACATCTGAGAAGGAAGCTGAGGACCGTCCCAGGTGTTCCGCTAATCCATTTAACCAGATCTGTCATGATCATGGAGCCACTTAGTACGGCGAGTGCTAAGGAAAGCAAGAAGACCGAAGAACAGAAATTGTTTAAAGGGCTCAACGACCcaaatgttgaaaaaacagaaaaagtTAGTAGTGAATCAGGGAAGGAATCCGCGCccaagaaaaggaagattgGCCCAAAGGCTCCTAATCCACTAagtgtaaaaaaaaaaaagactagTCAACCTAGTAATGAGACGAAAGGCGAGGATGACGCTTttaaagagaagaaaagaagaaggaaacaTAAAAGTAGCACTAATAAATCCGCAATAAACGGGACGACAGTGCTGCAAGTTCAACCCTCTTCAGATTAGAGGGTAGTCAGACATCCGTTACTTGAACTGTTTCGAGCGTTATCACGTATTTCTACTCTTTTGCCGAACGGTAGGGAAGTATTTAGTGTTTGTATATGTAAGATAATATTAAGTAATTTCCTGAAAGGATAAGCTTCTCAAAGTGCACTATCCGCAGTTGACCACTGGAAAATCTTCTTCGGGAACTTGACAGTTTTCATTTATCGAATGATCCACCCATCCAGGGGAAACAATTCTTGCCACTTTGGGTACTGTATGAGAAGCCTTCATCTGCTCTTTTATTTGTTCATTTACCTTCTCTATACAATCTTTCCTTCGAGAAGAATCTACATATGGTATAATAATCAGGTTACAAAGAGACTGTTGACCCGTTATTTCACCGCCGAATAACCTAATCTTCATTTCCAAGAGCTTCTCCTCTCTCAGTCCAGTCTTGGTGCGCGGGATGTACACTATTCTattggaaaacaaaaataacgGAATTACCTGGGCTTCGGAATCTATCCCAATCTCCCCTATTGATGATAGGTCTTGCCGTGATTTGAACAGTAATGACAGTTTCCTTTCCgaaatattattttcaaaactatCGCCCAAGCAATCTACCCTTTTTTCTGCAACTTCTCTCAATTTGTGGGAAACACTAAAGCAATAACTCGGTTCGATAAAAATGAGCTGCTTGTATGCTATACAATCCATTACCCAACTTGGATGCACTATATCATACCCTCGATCAATCAAAATTCTACATTCTATGGTAGTTTTACAACTGATAAGACGAACGTCTCCAATACAGTGGCGTTTCAAAATCACATTATGTATCAGCTTGCCACCATGTTTTACTATAGCATCCTCAAGTCCTGCCCGCGTAATCCGCACTCCCGTATCCTTAGTAACGTAATCAGAGagaacataaaaaaataatccGGCAAAAATGCTTGAAATTAGCTTTTGTTCCCtgatttgatgaaaaggaTCTGAAATTAGTgctctctttctctttttgtgTGCCAGTTGAAGTTGAAAGTTCTCATCTTGCTGGTTAGGCTTAGATTTAATCGGCCTATCCTCATACAACTGAGCGAGTGTATAACAATCTGTCCAGTCTTTGTCGTACCGTATTCTTCTACAATAACCTCCGTACAAAGTGCAGCTGGTAGCGTATCTCCGTATACTTGTTTCAGTGTTATCTAAAGACCGCGACTTGATTTCTAAAACAATAGAATCGCTAGGCTCAATCCATTCGGCAGGTATTCTTGAGCCAAACTGTAAAATAGAAGGAGGAGAAAAATCGGACGTTCTTTTCCAATGCCCTCTGGTTCTGCGattgatttctttaaattcCTCATGAGATATTCCGTTAGCAACAgaacaaaatgaaagaacttttttcactttcttctttgaatttatcaCATCTTgttctatttttgaatcGTTTACGACTTCGGAACTAGAGAGCTCTTGATCCCTTTCTTCCATTTCTCGTTCATCTATCACGAGTAATCCTAGCATAAACGAATCCTTCTTTCCAGAGTCCCTGCCGATTATTATTAGGTCTAGATTTTCCCCAAACTCCTCTAAATATTCAGGTTTCACCTTAATCCAGTTGTAATTTCGACTGGCTATATTATAACTAGAATTATAATACTTCAAAACAACACCTTCCGAACCTAGTGAAATGGCAACTTCCAGAGAATTTTTTACCGATTGGACATCATAACATCTAGTAGACTGTACTATCTCTACAACATTTTTAAAGGGTGTTAAAATGCTGCTCAGGTACTTCTTCCTTTGATGAAGGGGTAGCGGAGCCAATGAGATCTCGTTGAGGTATAACAGATCAAACACCATATAAAGAGGGCGGAAATCACTGTTGTTTATGTCACTACAAGACAGCACTCCTTTTGCACTTCCTTTCACAAGGCCGAATGGAAGAATTACTTTTCTCGTTGAATCAAATGTAACCATTTCACCATCCAAAACGCATTCCTTAACAGTATTTGTGAGCTTTAAATACTGTGATATAGTTCCCGATGATAGACTTGCTCCGTACAGATAGGTGTAGTCAATTCCTCGCCTACTAAAGAATTTTATGGATTTACCATAGTTCATATAATGAACTTGAATTCGTTCACcgtccattttttcttcaatcaaaaaatcgttATGTAATGCACGGCATATCTTTTCATATGGAAGACTTACCTTCTTGGCCAACTGTGGTGCGAATGCAAAGCCAACCTTTATACTTAAATCATCATTCTTTAGACGGACTCTTGGATCGTAAAGTTTTGAAGTTACCACCTTTAGATCTGATACAACACTGAGGTAGTCTTGAGCGTCAGGATGCCAACAATTTAAGAATCTGTGCTCTTGTCCCCCAATTACTCTATTTTTAAGCAcgatatcaaaaaaatatttcaactCAACAAAGCTCATACTTTCCAGACAGCTCAAGAAAGGCTTTGAATTTACAAGGTCCTTAAATCCCCGTCCAGAGATGCTCCTTTCTTTGCTTAATTCATCTAGATAATCATTGACACCATCAATTGTAATGGATTTTCCATTTGGTTCAGGCCTCCTTTTGGCTATTTCTTCCACAAGAAGAGAGGAGAGATTTCTAGCCCTACTTACGCGCTGTTTCCAGCTTTTCAATCGTTGTTCTGTCACCGAATTCCTTGGTAACTTCAAGTAAGAGCATATAGTTCTTATTAATATATAGTCCTTAATGTTATAAATCCGTCTGTCACGGTAGGGGAGAGCAAGGACTAACGCTGGGTATATATTGTTTCCTACCCCTTTTCTCCACGACTCGACAAAATTCGATATTATTTCGTagtatttgaaagatgCCGATTTACCAGTTCCTGCAGTCCCATTAATTCGAACATTATCTATTCTCACAAATAACTCTTCACAAAGCCACTTAAAATCCGGACTAGGtgcaaaattttgaggCTCAGGTATGAACTCTGGTGCTGGTGTCATACTTAGACGATTCCTTCTGCTTtatctttctcttttattatcTATATCCCACTTATGTCTCaaagttttctttcataatTAGCTTTcatgcaaaaagaaagatgagAATAGTGgcaaaatataaaaaaaaaacgcgGATTAGAAAAGCTTCTTATGCTAGGCAAtattattgaatattttgtaaAGAAGTATGCCAATTAGTAGCGTCGACATATAATCGAGCGATTTCCCGACTTCCGTATCGCAATATTACATGTACTACTTACATAGACACTAAATACATTTTTATACCTACCAACGGTCTGTTATATTAAATTACCTAAAGAGTCATAGTTCACAGGCTTTTCATTCTCTCCAAAATCgctttcttcatcttcggATACCCCAGATAGCATTATTCGGCTCTTTACGGAATCGACATGAATGGCGTTACCGAGAGCGTCATATTCAATGGGTTGTTCGCTATTTTCCAACCCCGATTGCTCCGAGTCTTCTCCGCTTTCTAATTCATCAGATTGCACTCCATTACCTCTCCTATTTATGTTACCCATCATCCATATATCTGTCTTTTTAGTGTGAGATTTACGCTCTTGAGTTTCCATTTCTAACTTCTCCAaccattctttttcagcttTCTTTACAGAGTCAGCATCGGTACAGCGCTGATAAATTTCAAGCAATTCTTTGTTTAAATCTAAAAATCCCAGTCCCCACGAGAAATGCGACAGCAATTCGCTTGCCCAATCCATTTTACCAACAATAGCGAAACAAGCAGCCAATGCCTCAACACAATTAAGCCTCCACGGTCTCCCGTAATTGACTTGATTAGCAGCCACCAAATATGGCAGCAATCTTTCATACTTACCGCCTATTTTGTTGAAAGGCACTTCTTCTAAACGGGCCCAAGAACATTCAACAACTGAGGCACCATGTTGTTCAACAATCTCGAGATCATTGGGACAAACTACGCCCTGACCGTTTGGTGAAACCACAACaccttgaaatttttgccCCACTCTTAATGATCTGATTAAACCCAACCTTTCGAGTTTCTTGCCGCTGCACCTTTTCGGATCACAATGGTCAAAATCCCACATAGCCAGTTTAACAggaaatttcatcttttccGATTTATCATACTTCATTTCCATGTGCTTGTGGTTTTGCCTTGCACTGTGCCCATTAGCGCCTCTCTGTtgtctttcatttttaggTTCGTGCGTCTTATTCTTACCTTTTCCCATCCTTGGTACTTTATCAAACGTCCTTTACTATAAAGTGTGCACAAATGTCCATGAGTAGTTCTATGATATATCCAGTACGGAAAGTCACGaattaataaaaattttctcttgcaTAGCTTCTCATGACTTAATATTCTAGTTTCGTCCGAAATTCAGCAatccatttgaaaaaaaagagaaagtcGACTGCACAATACCTGTTTGATAATAATGCAAGTAATTCCAAAataatcttttttttggtagTATTTATTCTGGATAAAGCTATATTTGTATCTACATAACATGTAACATGTCAGGcttcttcaccttcatcACTATTGTTTGTTCTCGCTGTCTGAAGTGTCTTCAGTTGACGGAGCGCCTGCTCCACCAAAAAGATTGCCTGCCATACTTCTGAGTGCAGGGTTGTTCATCAAGTCAGACAAATTTGGAGCCCCACCACCCGAGGTAAAACCTTCAGCCATCTGTTTGATATTTGGATCCtgcatcattttttgaatattttgcatAGCACCAGGATTGCTCATCATCTTTTGTGCGGCTTGCATCAGTTGTGGGTTATTCATCAAACCGCCAAGACCGCCGCCTAGTAGGGAACCAAGGTCTGGCAATCCGCTTGTACCAGCACCTTGGCTAGCATCAGCATTGGCATCAGCATCCCTCGATTGCTCCGGAACTGTCTTCTCCAAGTTCAAAGATTGCTCAACCTTCTTCTTAGCACTTTCATAGTCCCTTTTCATAGCTTCTGTTGCATTATCACCTTCAATATCAAGAACCTTCTTATATGCTTCAAGGGCTTCTTCGGGCTTACCTTGCGCATATTTGGCAAAACCTAGTCTAGAGTAACCTCTGAAATAAGTTGGGTCAATAGAAATTGCAGATTCAGCATCTTCGACTGCTTCATCATATCCTTTCAAAGATGAGTGGGCTGCTGCTCTGTTGGCGTAATAGATA
The DNA window shown above is from Saccharomyces kudriavzevii IFO 1802 strain IFO1802 genome assembly, chromosome: 15 and carries:
- the ALG6 gene encoding dolichyl-P-Glc:Man(9)GlcNAc(2)-PP-dolichol alpha-1,3-glucosyltransferase (similar to Saccharomyces cerevisiae ALG6 (YOR002W); ancestral locus Anc_6.22), with the translated sequence MAIGKRLLVNKPAEESFYASPMYDFLYPFRPVGNQWLPEYIIFVCAVIVRCAIGLGPYSGKDSPPLHGDFEAQRHWMEITQHLPLSKWYWYDLQYWGLDYPPLTAFHSCLFGLIGTFFNPSWFALDKSRGFESPDNGLKTYMRSTVIISDILFYFPAVIYFTKWLGRYRNQSPIGQSIAAAAILFQPSLMLIDHGHFQYNSVMLGLTAYAINNLLDEYYAMAAVCFVLSICFKQMALYYAPIFFAYLLSRSLLFPKFNIARLTVIAFATLATFSVILAPLYFLGGGLRNIHQCIYRIFPFSRGIFEDKVANFWCVTNIFVKYKDRFTIQQLQLYSLVATVIGFLPAMIMTLLHPKKHLLPYVLIACSMSFFLFSFQVHEKTILVPLLPITLLYSSTDWNVLSLVSWINNVALFTLWPLLKKDGLHLQYTVSFLLSNWLIGNFSFITPRFLPKSLTPGPSISSINSDYRRRSLLPYNVVWKSFIIGTYIAMGVYHLLDLFVVPPSKYPDLWVLLNCAVGFTCFSIFWIWSYYKIFTSGNKSVKDL
- the YSP3 gene encoding putative subtilisin-like protease YSP3 (similar to Saccharomyces cerevisiae PRB1 (YEL060C) and YSP3 (YOR003W); ancestral locus Anc_6.14); protein product: MKLFNILLILCAGGTLCMIIPELNEIAYYSETFENFRNAKAQDGLGQQNIENLHLGRQKVLRGSKSLPYRYIIVFNEDITNRLIESHTQMIQKAQKVSVSKITEDDSFLRTVSASASPNPQFGGIDISFDINGLFRGYTGYFTDEVIEIVFQDPLVKFIEHESTVRISNSSRQEDAPWGLHRISHRERAKYGQDLEYLYEDAAGTGVTSYVLDTGIDTEHEDFEGRAKWGAVIPENDEASDLNGHGTHCAGIIGSRHFGVAKNTNILAVKVLRSNGEGTVSDVIKGIEYVAKNHIASSKKRGSKFKGSTANLSLGSSKSPAMEMAVNAAVDCGVHFAIAAGNEDEDACLSSPAGAEKSITVGASTFSDDRAFFSNWGTCVDVFAPGINIMSTYIGSRNATLSLSGTSMAAPHVAGILSYLLSLQPAQDSEFFYDTVSPQQLKEKILKFSTRGVLGDVNEETPNRLVYNGGGKKLDEFWRF
- the UTP23 gene encoding rRNA-binding ribosome biosynthesis protein UTP23 (similar to Saccharomyces cerevisiae UTP23 (YOR004W); ancestral locus Anc_6.15), which produces MRQKRAKSYRKQLLVYSHTFKFREPYQVLVDNQLVSECSGSNFNLPSGLKRTLQADVKVMITQCCIQALYETRNEGAIDLAKQFERRRCNHSFKDPKSPAECIESVVDVNGANKHRYVVASQDIHLRRKLRTVPGVPLIHLTRSVMIMEPLSTASAKESKKTEEQKLFKGLNDPNVEKTEKVSSESGKESAPKKRKIGPKAPNPLSVKKKKTSQPSNETKGEDDAFKEKKRRRKHKSSTNKSAINGTTVLQVQPSSD
- the DNL4 gene encoding DNA ligase (ATP) DNL4 (similar to Saccharomyces cerevisiae DNL4 (YOR005C); ancestral locus Anc_6.18) — protein: MTPAPEFIPEPQNFAPSPDFKWLCEELFVRIDNVRINGTAGTGKSASFKYYEIISNFVESWRKGVGNNIYPALVLALPYRDRRIYNIKDYILIRTICSYLKLPRNSVTEQRLKSWKQRVSRARNLSSLLVEEIAKRRPEPNGKSITIDGVNDYLDELSKERSISGRGFKDLVNSKPFLSCLESMSFVELKYFFDIVLKNRVIGGQEHRFLNCWHPDAQDYLSVVSDLKVVTSKLYDPRVRLKNDDLSIKVGFAFAPQLAKKVSLPYEKICRALHNDFLIEEKMDGERIQVHYMNYGKSIKFFSRRGIDYTYLYGASLSSGTISQYLKLTNTVKECVLDGEMVTFDSTRKVILPFGLVKGSAKGVLSCSDINNSDFRPLYMVFDLLYLNEISLAPLPLHQRKKYLSSILTPFKNVVEIVQSTRCYDVQSVKNSLEVAISLGSEGVVLKYYNSSYNIASRNYNWIKVKPEYLEEFGENLDLIIIGRDSGKKDSFMLGLLVIDEREMEERDQELSSSEVVNDSKIEQDVINSKKKVKKVLSFCSVANGISHEEFKEINRRTRGHWKRTSDFSPPSILQFGSRIPAEWIEPSDSIVLEIKSRSLDNTETSIRRYATSCTLYGGYCRRIRYDKDWTDCYTLAQLYEDRPIKSKPNQQDENFQLQLAHKKRKRALISDPFHQIREQKLISSIFAGLFFYVLSDYVTKDTGVRITRAGLEDAIVKHGGKLIHNVILKRHCIGDVRLISCKTTIECRILIDRGYDIVHPSWVMDCIAYKQLIFIEPSYCFSVSHKLREVAEKRVDCLGDSFENNISERKLSLLFKSRQDLSSIGEIGIDSEAQVIPLFLFSNRIVYIPRTKTGLREEKLLEMKIRLFGGEITGQQSLCNLIIIPYVDSSRRKDCIEKVNEQIKEQMKASHTVPKVARIVSPGWVDHSINENCQVPEEDFPVVNCG
- the TSR3 gene encoding ribosome biogenesis protein TSR3 (similar to Saccharomyces cerevisiae TSR3 (YOR006C); ancestral locus Anc_6.19), which produces MGKGKNKTHEPKNERQQRGANGHSARQNHKHMEMKYDKSEKMKFPVKLAMWDFDHCDPKRCSGKKLERLGLIRSLRVGQKFQGVVVSPNGQGVVCPNDLEIVEQHGASVVECSWARLEEVPFNKIGGKYERLLPYLVAANQVNYGRPWRLNCVEALAACFAIVGKMDWASELLSHFSWGLGFLDLNKELLEIYQRCTDADSVKKAEKEWLEKLEMETQERKSHTKKTDIWMMGNINRRGNGVQSDELESGEDSEQSGLENSEQPIEYDALGNAIHVDSVKSRIMLSGVSEDEESDFGENEKPVNYDSLGNLI
- the SGT2 gene encoding Sgt2p (similar to Saccharomyces cerevisiae SGT2 (YOR007C); ancestral locus Anc_6.21); translation: MSASKGEIASLIVNYFSSIVEKKEISEDSADSLNVAMDCISEAFGFEREAVPSILENSEFKGQNLTDLLNSTSRVSESTKKDDAQNVEVNIPEEDAEIKAKAEDLKMQGNKAMANKDYELAINKYTEAIKVLPTNAIYYANRAAAHSSLKGYDEAVEDAESAISIDPTYFRGYSRLGFAKYAQGKPEEALEAYKKVLDIEGDNATEAMKRDYESAKKKVEQSLNLEKTVPEQSRDADANADASQGAGTSGLPDLGSLLGGGLGGLMNNPQLMQAAQKMMSNPGAMQNIQKMMQDPNIKQMAEGFTSGGGAPNLSDLMNNPALRSMAGNLFGGAGAPSTEDTSDSENKQ